In Anaerostipes hadrus ATCC 29173 = JCM 17467, a single genomic region encodes these proteins:
- a CDS encoding YbbR-like domain-containing protein translates to MKKRMESDLLLKIISVVFAFLLWMFVINTDNPVIKKTFSDVPVDMLNEQVLDDLNQTYKIESGDTVSFTVKGKKDVVDRLTKSDFRATADVSSMSDVHAIQIEVEALRYKSQLDIDTGGATVKVVLEDVKSDQIPVNVVVKGTPASGYTVSTQTATPNLISVSGPKSVVSRIKQIVAKVDVSGLKKDVTMAQNVKCYDEDGDEVSQDRIKLDTTKIKVKIGLSRTKTIPFTVETKGTPGKGYVLGSIDYEPKHIEITGAEDDLEKISSIKLANLDISDSTKSIEKTIKASDIKLPDGITFVKSVDKIKNIVIRANIEKKTKRTLTIPTEQIALINNTKNYDVKFDDSELKVKISGLRSVVDKVVVKDLNPKIDMQLYEPGTHTVQVQLTKIKNMSIEKNVSAKITVE, encoded by the coding sequence ATGAAAAAAAGAATGGAAAGTGATCTGCTTTTAAAAATAATTTCTGTTGTTTTTGCCTTTCTACTTTGGATGTTTGTTATCAACACCGATAACCCGGTCATCAAGAAGACTTTCAGCGATGTACCGGTTGATATGCTGAATGAACAGGTTTTAGACGATCTTAATCAGACTTATAAGATTGAATCTGGAGATACCGTAAGCTTTACTGTGAAGGGAAAGAAAGATGTTGTAGATCGTTTGACGAAGTCAGATTTCCGCGCAACGGCAGATGTATCTTCTATGTCAGATGTTCATGCGATCCAGATCGAAGTTGAGGCTTTACGATACAAGAGTCAGTTAGATATCGATACAGGTGGTGCAACAGTCAAAGTCGTATTGGAAGATGTGAAGAGTGACCAGATACCAGTCAATGTTGTGGTGAAAGGAACACCAGCGAGTGGATATACGGTAAGCACGCAGACAGCAACGCCGAATCTGATCTCTGTATCTGGGCCAAAGAGTGTGGTAAGCAGGATCAAACAGATCGTAGCGAAAGTAGATGTATCCGGATTGAAGAAAGATGTAACAATGGCTCAGAATGTCAAGTGTTATGATGAAGACGGAGATGAAGTAAGTCAGGACCGCATCAAACTTGATACGACCAAGATTAAAGTAAAGATTGGATTATCAAGAACGAAGACAATACCATTTACAGTGGAAACAAAAGGAACGCCGGGCAAGGGATATGTACTTGGAAGCATTGATTATGAACCAAAACATATAGAAATTACTGGAGCTGAAGATGATCTGGAGAAGATCAGCAGTATCAAACTGGCGAATTTAGATATCAGTGACAGTACAAAGAGTATTGAAAAAACGATCAAAGCGTCCGATATTAAACTGCCAGATGGTATTACATTTGTAAAATCTGTAGATAAGATCAAGAATATCGTGATCCGTGCGAACATCGAGAAGAAGACGAAACGAACATTGACGATTCCGACAGAACAGATCGCATTGATCAATAATACGAAGAATTATGATGTCAAATTTGATGACTCAGAGTTAAAGGTGAAGATCAGCGGATTGCGCTCTGTAGTAGATAAAGTTGTAGTGAAGGATTTAAATCCAAAGATTGACATGCAGCTGTACGAACCAGGGACGCATACGGTACAGGTTCAGCTGACAAAGATCAAGAATATGTCGATTGAGAAGAACGTCAGTGCAAAGATTACGGTAGAATAA
- the cps2T gene encoding beta 1-4 rhamnosyltransferase Cps2T, translated as MSSEKKHVFIIGSKGIPAQYGGFETFVEKLTEYQKDESIQYYVACMNAKRKRFKHNGAKCFNVTVPDVGPAKAVYYDIAALKWCIGYIKAHNIQGAVIYVLACRIGPFIGHFKKQMDKLGAHLYVNPDGHEWLRAKWNGLIKKYWKISEKLMVKHAELLICDSMNIENYIQEEYKQYTPDTTFIAYGADIAKSNLKDDDQKLVDWYKKFNVKPKEFYLVVGRFVPENNYETMVREFMNSDTDKDFVLITNVEQNKFYEELREKTGFEKDKRIKFVGTVYDQELLKKIREDAYGYFHGHEVGGTNPSLLEALGSTQLNLLLDVGFNREVAEDGAMYWSKDNGSLSSIISSADQMTVEQLNQFEEKAKKCIIERYTWENIRDKYERVFLISE; from the coding sequence ATGAGTTCTGAAAAAAAACATGTATTTATAATAGGATCTAAAGGAATTCCAGCCCAATATGGAGGTTTTGAAACTTTTGTTGAGAAGTTAACTGAATATCAAAAAGATGAATCTATACAATATTATGTAGCATGTATGAATGCAAAAAGAAAAAGATTTAAACATAATGGGGCTAAATGCTTTAATGTTACAGTGCCAGATGTTGGGCCAGCCAAAGCAGTTTATTATGATATTGCAGCATTGAAATGGTGTATTGGATATATAAAAGCACATAATATTCAAGGTGCAGTCATTTATGTTTTAGCATGTAGAATAGGACCATTTATAGGTCATTTTAAAAAGCAAATGGATAAATTAGGAGCACATTTATATGTAAATCCAGATGGGCATGAATGGCTAAGAGCAAAATGGAATGGATTGATAAAAAAATACTGGAAAATTTCAGAAAAACTTATGGTAAAACATGCAGAATTATTAATTTGTGATTCTATGAATATTGAAAATTATATACAGGAAGAATATAAGCAGTATACTCCGGATACTACATTTATTGCTTATGGAGCTGATATAGCAAAATCAAATTTAAAAGATGATGATCAAAAGCTCGTTGATTGGTATAAGAAATTCAATGTGAAGCCTAAGGAATTTTATTTAGTTGTTGGACGATTTGTTCCAGAAAACAATTATGAGACTATGGTTCGTGAATTTATGAATTCAGATACAGATAAAGATTTTGTGTTAATTACGAATGTAGAGCAGAATAAATTCTATGAGGAATTGCGCGAAAAAACGGGATTTGAAAAGGATAAAAGAATCAAGTTTGTTGGAACGGTTTATGATCAGGAGTTGTTAAAGAAAATCAGAGAAGATGCATATGGATATTTCCATGGACATGAGGTAGGTGGTACGAATCCTAGTTTGTTGGAGGCTCTTGGAAGTACACAGTTGAATTTATTGTTGGATGTTGGGTTTAATAGAGAAGTGGCGGAAGATGGGGCTATGTATTGGTCAAAAGATAATGGTTCACTATCAAGCATCATTTCGAGTGCAGATCAAATGACAGTAGAGCAATTAAACCAATTTGAAGAAAAAGCAAAAAAATGTATTATAGAAAGATATACATGGGAGAATATTCGGGATAAATATGAAAGAGTATTTTTAATAAGTGAGTGA
- a CDS encoding glycerophosphodiester phosphodiesterase family protein has protein sequence MKNVKKMMRAGLKKFTVITILGVFLMTSLIPVSAATKVSKIKWSAYRKTMYVGNAQRFAVKITPAKASKAKLKWKTSNKKIAKVSTKGVVTPVKAGKVTITCYVKSQKSKKVTCKVTVKKQKVTAITFAKASVAVQKGKKVSNPAIVTPTYAANKKVTYKSSSTSVATVSTSGVVTGKKVGTATITATAVDGSKKKNSYKVTVVTPITKNSAKFIAHRGLSAEAPENTIKAYELAGGAGFWGAETDVRMTKDKKFILQHDLTFKRLCGVDKKPEDMTLSEIQKLTIKSGNNISKYKNVKSATTVATLEDYLTTCKKYNMVPVIEIKMEFVEYGNETTNDSRMQAVTKNNMEDLYALTNQIMGNKEYMFIAYDFETMVQMRKVLDDNATTSTNVKLQHVTNNPDQGMINYYKKRKIELDANCDKISLSDIKAFKDGGVNVGLWTVDDTERVADYIAQKVDYITTNTKFW, from the coding sequence ATGAAAAACGTAAAGAAAATGATGCGGGCAGGATTAAAGAAATTCACAGTGATCACTATCTTAGGTGTATTTCTTATGACAAGCCTGATTCCAGTATCCGCAGCAACGAAAGTATCAAAGATCAAATGGTCAGCATATAGAAAGACAATGTATGTTGGTAATGCACAGAGATTTGCAGTGAAGATCACACCAGCCAAAGCATCCAAAGCGAAGCTTAAATGGAAAACAAGTAACAAGAAGATCGCAAAAGTCAGTACAAAAGGAGTTGTTACACCTGTTAAAGCAGGCAAAGTAACGATCACATGTTACGTGAAATCACAGAAATCAAAGAAAGTAACATGCAAAGTCACAGTGAAAAAACAGAAAGTGACAGCGATCACATTTGCAAAGGCAAGCGTAGCCGTACAGAAAGGGAAAAAGGTCAGCAATCCAGCGATCGTAACACCAACTTACGCAGCAAATAAAAAGGTAACATACAAATCTTCTAGCACAAGCGTGGCAACAGTCAGCACAAGTGGAGTTGTAACAGGAAAGAAAGTCGGAACAGCTACGATCACAGCAACAGCAGTCGATGGATCAAAGAAGAAAAACAGTTACAAAGTAACTGTTGTAACACCGATCACAAAAAACAGTGCCAAGTTTATCGCACACCGCGGATTAAGTGCCGAAGCACCAGAGAATACGATCAAAGCCTATGAATTAGCGGGTGGAGCAGGATTCTGGGGAGCAGAAACAGATGTCCGTATGACAAAAGACAAGAAATTCATTCTGCAGCACGACCTGACATTCAAGAGATTATGCGGAGTTGATAAGAAACCAGAAGATATGACATTATCAGAGATCCAGAAACTGACGATCAAATCTGGAAATAACATTTCAAAATATAAGAATGTAAAATCAGCAACGACAGTTGCAACATTAGAAGATTATTTAACAACATGCAAGAAGTATAATATGGTACCAGTTATCGAAATCAAGATGGAATTCGTAGAATACGGAAATGAAACAACCAATGATTCTCGAATGCAGGCAGTGACAAAGAACAACATGGAAGATTTGTATGCATTAACAAATCAGATCATGGGGAATAAAGAATACATGTTTATTGCCTATGACTTTGAAACAATGGTACAGATGAGAAAAGTCTTAGACGATAACGCAACAACATCCACAAATGTAAAATTACAGCATGTAACAAATAATCCAGATCAGGGAATGATCAATTATTACAAGAAACGTAAGATTGAATTGGATGCAAATTGTGATAAGATTTCACTCTCAGACATCAAGGCATTCAAAGATGGTGGAGTGAATGTAGGACTTTGGACTGTGGACGATACAGAAAGAGTCGCAGATTATATTGCACAGAAAGTGGATTATATTACAACGAATACAAAGTTCTGGTAA
- a CDS encoding glycosyltransferase family 2 protein: MDKMLSVVLPAYNEEQMIKKTAQVVGDLLEKEQIPYELVFVNDGSKDHTWEKILELKEERAHIKGVCFSRNFGKEGAVFAGITQAEGDCIAVMDCDLQHPPETLIKMYRLWEDGYQVIEGVKASRGRESFIHKMFAKTFYSIISDATGIDMSRASDFKLMDRQAAEEFLKLPERNVFFRALSSWVGFKTTYVEFDVQEREAGESKWSFKSLVQYAVNNITSFSAAPMQIVTFFGVVFFVFAVLLGIQSLYMYFSGHAVAGFTTVILLLLLVGSILMFSLGVIGYYIAKIYDEVKMRPRYIISEVIKSKE, encoded by the coding sequence ATGGATAAGATGTTATCGGTTGTTCTTCCAGCTTATAACGAAGAACAGATGATCAAGAAAACAGCACAGGTGGTAGGAGACCTGCTTGAGAAAGAACAGATTCCATATGAATTAGTATTCGTAAATGACGGATCTAAAGATCATACATGGGAGAAGATTTTAGAACTCAAGGAAGAAAGAGCACATATCAAAGGAGTCTGCTTTTCCAGAAATTTTGGAAAAGAAGGAGCCGTTTTTGCAGGAATCACACAGGCAGAAGGAGACTGTATTGCAGTAATGGACTGTGATCTTCAACATCCGCCAGAAACACTTATAAAGATGTATCGTTTATGGGAAGACGGATATCAGGTGATCGAGGGAGTGAAAGCATCCAGAGGAAGAGAAAGTTTCATTCACAAGATGTTTGCAAAAACATTTTACAGTATTATCAGTGATGCGACAGGAATCGATATGTCCAGAGCATCTGATTTCAAGTTGATGGATCGACAAGCAGCAGAAGAATTTCTAAAACTTCCAGAACGAAATGTATTTTTCCGTGCATTGTCATCCTGGGTAGGATTCAAGACAACATACGTAGAATTTGATGTGCAGGAACGAGAAGCAGGAGAATCCAAATGGTCATTCAAATCATTAGTACAATATGCAGTGAATAATATCACATCATTTAGCGCCGCACCAATGCAGATCGTCACATTTTTTGGCGTTGTATTCTTCGTATTTGCAGTGCTGCTTGGAATACAATCGCTTTATATGTATTTTTCTGGACATGCAGTTGCAGGATTTACAACAGTGATCTTATTGTTACTGTTGGTTGGAAGCATTTTGATGTTCAGTTTAGGTGTGATCGGATATTATATCGCGAAGATTTACGATGAAGTGAAGATGCGTCCGAGATACATTATCTCAGAAGTGATCAAATCCAAAGAATAA
- a CDS encoding YfhO family protein → MIKEQRKYCYGVYTLMFLLMCIVAFLPFFTEGKSFVWGAGVEDGLSQHFSALAYYGEALREFFRNLLAGHPKLVMWDMSLGYGADILSTLNYYAIGDPLNLLYGFVSPKNTETMYDFMILLRMYLAGITFIMYARKMKKRSYGTVIGALVYVFSGFCFRLGLRHPFFINPMIYFPLLCLGIEKIYQRERPYVFIFAVCVSAMSNYYFLYMLTIFVVIYAWIRFYKYTEENKMKNFFLTILKFGIYYTLGIAMAAVILLPSVIGFLGNGRYGNGVDWKSLIVYPGKYYLLFIENFIGYGNMGSNTNAGYLPIVGIVVLFTLFSQRMKHKKYRAAFIASIIALILPIFGYAFNGFSYANNRWAFALSFIVALLTAEMYPRLFVMSKRQQIGIGAGIIIYTVFCIIVNASGEEILKNKGIMAACGLIAVFYILLLIFQRLGYDTQKRIVRVSMAILLLISVGVHGYYRFDPKGYAYTQEFMDQGQAYRTLKEDNIRMLSKVNDPSVYRVHAEGYRYKNYGLINHLNTISGYYSITAKCVTDTIKGYDTLGMQYADKYKGVDQRLGLLSLAGVKYITVAHNSQVAKDVSSKGDVPYGVEKQSKKGNITLYKNKYALPFAYAYDSYMTEQQYEQLNGIGKEQAMLAQIILNQHPADKEIQHNEQRNDPDIQTISLPETRISSPKGKKYADITMPVEKGKETYLYFKNLVYHGKKNGDDNFILTGRKGTKGILVTQNDVQQKIHIQSTFNPYYFGRKDYIVKINHQTSKAKEKVRLNFLSPGEYEFDDISLITVPKKDVLARLKERKENSMKQIQYEGNHFRGVYHAKKDQILCVTIPYSKGWKATVNGNRTKIYKANGMFMGIVMKKGTQSVRLDYETPGLKIGACISLVAWIGLGMYGLYFEKYRKKLLNQH, encoded by the coding sequence ATGATAAAAGAACAAAGAAAGTATTGCTATGGAGTCTATACACTGATGTTTTTACTGATGTGTATCGTGGCATTTCTGCCATTTTTTACCGAAGGAAAAAGCTTTGTATGGGGAGCAGGAGTAGAAGACGGATTAAGCCAGCATTTTTCAGCATTAGCATATTATGGGGAAGCACTAAGAGAATTTTTCCGTAATCTTCTGGCGGGACACCCAAAACTTGTGATGTGGGATATGAGTCTTGGGTATGGTGCAGATATCCTCTCAACATTGAATTACTATGCGATCGGTGATCCGTTAAACCTCCTCTATGGATTTGTTTCGCCAAAGAATACAGAAACTATGTATGATTTCATGATCTTGTTACGAATGTATCTGGCAGGGATCACGTTTATCATGTATGCAAGAAAAATGAAAAAACGAAGTTATGGAACAGTGATCGGGGCACTGGTCTATGTATTCAGCGGATTTTGCTTTCGACTAGGACTGCGCCATCCATTCTTCATCAATCCGATGATCTATTTTCCGCTGTTATGTCTTGGGATTGAGAAGATCTATCAGAGAGAAAGACCGTATGTATTTATTTTCGCAGTCTGCGTATCAGCAATGAGCAATTATTATTTTTTATATATGCTGACGATATTTGTGGTGATCTATGCGTGGATCCGTTTTTATAAATACACCGAAGAAAACAAGATGAAAAACTTTTTTCTGACGATCTTGAAGTTTGGAATATATTATACACTTGGAATTGCAATGGCAGCAGTGATTTTACTGCCATCCGTCATAGGATTTCTAGGAAATGGCCGTTACGGCAATGGGGTTGACTGGAAATCATTGATCGTATATCCAGGGAAATATTATCTACTGTTTATTGAAAACTTTATTGGATACGGAAATATGGGCAGCAATACGAACGCAGGATATCTGCCGATCGTTGGGATCGTTGTATTATTTACACTGTTTTCACAGCGAATGAAACATAAAAAATACAGAGCGGCATTTATAGCAAGTATCATTGCTTTGATTCTCCCAATCTTTGGATATGCATTTAATGGGTTTTCCTATGCAAACAACCGGTGGGCATTTGCACTGAGCTTTATTGTGGCATTGTTGACAGCAGAAATGTATCCACGTCTATTTGTGATGTCAAAACGACAGCAGATCGGGATCGGAGCAGGAATCATCATATATACTGTATTTTGTATCATCGTAAATGCATCAGGAGAAGAAATCCTGAAGAATAAAGGGATCATGGCAGCCTGTGGATTAATTGCAGTATTTTATATTCTATTGTTGATCTTTCAAAGACTTGGCTATGATACACAGAAGAGAATTGTGCGAGTGAGCATGGCAATCTTGCTCCTGATATCAGTGGGAGTGCATGGATATTACAGATTCGATCCAAAAGGATATGCTTATACACAGGAATTTATGGATCAGGGACAAGCATATCGAACATTGAAGGAAGATAATATCCGTATGCTGAGTAAGGTAAATGATCCATCTGTTTATCGAGTACATGCAGAGGGATATCGATATAAAAACTATGGACTGATCAACCATTTGAATACGATCAGTGGATATTACAGTATCACAGCAAAATGTGTGACAGATACGATCAAAGGATATGATACGTTGGGAATGCAGTATGCAGATAAATATAAAGGAGTCGATCAAAGACTGGGACTCCTGTCATTAGCTGGCGTAAAATACATAACAGTAGCACATAACAGTCAGGTTGCAAAAGACGTAAGTTCCAAGGGGGATGTACCATACGGAGTTGAGAAACAAAGTAAAAAAGGAAATATCACATTATATAAGAATAAATATGCACTGCCATTTGCATATGCATATGATTCTTATATGACAGAGCAGCAATACGAGCAGTTAAATGGAATCGGCAAGGAACAGGCAATGCTTGCACAGATCATATTGAATCAGCATCCGGCAGACAAAGAGATTCAACACAACGAACAAAGAAACGATCCTGACATACAGACAATCTCATTGCCAGAGACAAGGATCTCATCTCCAAAAGGGAAGAAATATGCGGATATTACGATGCCAGTAGAGAAAGGCAAGGAAACTTATCTGTATTTTAAAAATCTCGTTTACCATGGAAAGAAAAATGGAGACGATAACTTCATACTGACTGGAAGAAAGGGAACAAAAGGAATCCTTGTGACACAAAACGATGTACAACAGAAAATTCATATTCAAAGCACCTTCAATCCATACTATTTTGGAAGAAAAGATTACATTGTAAAGATCAATCATCAGACAAGCAAGGCAAAAGAAAAAGTAAGATTAAATTTCTTGTCTCCAGGTGAATATGAATTTGATGATATCAGTTTGATCACAGTTCCTAAAAAAGATGTTCTTGCCAGATTAAAGGAACGCAAGGAGAACTCAATGAAACAGATTCAATACGAAGGAAATCATTTCAGAGGAGTCTATCATGCGAAAAAAGACCAGATTCTGTGTGTAACGATTCCATACTCAAAAGGATGGAAAGCAACAGTCAATGGAAATCGCACAAAGATTTATAAGGCAAACGGAATGTTTATGGGAATCGTAATGAAAAAAGGAACACAAAGTGTCAGATTAGATTATGAAACACCAGGATTAAAAATAGGGGCATGCATCAGTCTGGTGGCATGGATCGGACTGGGAATGTATGGATTGTACTTTGAAAAGTACAGAAAAAAGCTGTTAAATCAACATTAA
- a CDS encoding sugar transferase, which translates to MGVKRSQIQNLIIYIGDVFGITIGYFLMSHIRFYPDIYGVWAQDNRVIYRWLVAIFVLTIVYLVIDPNQNFFKRKFWKEFWANFKTNLITAALMATVAYLIDDARDYSRFIYLTTMICSFWWMQISHMIYRWYILKYRPYNSITRKMLIVTTSDRMDEVVRSIIKEKTWNLWVTGIIITDKDLTGQQVMDIPIVANRNTMLQYAIREVVDEVFILIPEEPDEQIQKLVQRFEEMGITVDLNINLYELDVESGSKYLNRIGKYPTITFAQREIPLYMIVLKRLMDILGGIVGLLITAVVTIVLGPMIKLESPGPLFFSQKRVGRNGRIFKIYKFRSMYADAEERKKELMEQNEMDGLMFKMTDDPRITKIGKFIRKTSLDELPQFWNVLKGDMSLVGTRPPTVDEFEQYEGYHKRRLSMTPGLTGVWQVSGRSDITDFEEIVSMDVEYIKNWSLKRDIEIILKTVQVVLHSDGAR; encoded by the coding sequence ATGGGAGTAAAACGTTCACAGATACAAAATCTGATCATATATATAGGTGATGTGTTTGGAATTACAATTGGATATTTTTTAATGTCACATATTAGGTTTTATCCGGATATCTACGGGGTATGGGCGCAAGATAATCGAGTGATCTATCGTTGGTTAGTTGCTATTTTTGTATTAACGATTGTGTATTTGGTAATTGATCCAAATCAGAATTTTTTTAAAAGAAAATTTTGGAAAGAATTTTGGGCAAATTTCAAAACAAACTTGATCACAGCTGCATTGATGGCAACAGTTGCTTATTTGATTGATGATGCAAGAGATTATTCAAGATTTATTTATCTTACAACGATGATATGTAGTTTTTGGTGGATGCAGATATCACATATGATTTATCGATGGTATATTTTAAAGTATCGACCATATAATTCGATCACAAGAAAGATGTTGATTGTAACAACGTCAGATCGAATGGATGAAGTGGTGAGAAGTATCATCAAGGAAAAGACATGGAACCTATGGGTGACAGGAATTATCATTACAGACAAAGATTTGACAGGACAGCAGGTTATGGATATTCCAATTGTCGCAAATAGGAATACAATGCTTCAATATGCGATCAGAGAGGTAGTAGACGAAGTGTTTATTCTGATTCCAGAAGAGCCAGATGAACAGATTCAGAAATTAGTGCAACGATTTGAAGAGATGGGAATTACAGTTGATTTAAATATCAATTTATATGAATTAGATGTAGAAAGTGGAAGTAAGTATCTTAATCGAATCGGTAAATATCCAACGATCACATTTGCACAAAGAGAGATTCCATTATATATGATTGTTCTGAAACGTTTGATGGATATTCTGGGAGGAATCGTTGGATTACTGATTACAGCAGTTGTAACGATTGTCCTAGGACCAATGATTAAATTAGAATCGCCGGGACCACTATTCTTTTCACAGAAGAGAGTTGGGCGAAATGGGCGCATCTTTAAGATTTATAAATTCCGGTCTATGTATGCAGATGCAGAAGAAAGAAAAAAAGAATTGATGGAACAAAATGAAATGGATGGTCTGATGTTTAAGATGACAGATGATCCAAGAATTACAAAGATAGGAAAGTTTATTCGTAAGACAAGCTTGGATGAATTGCCACAGTTTTGGAATGTACTAAAAGGTGATATGAGCCTTGTTGGGACAAGACCGCCAACGGTGGATGAATTTGAGCAGTATGAAGGATATCACAAACGTCGATTAAGTATGACTCCTGGATTAACTGGAGTATGGCAGGTAAGTGGACGTAGTGATATTACGGACTTTGAAGAAATTGTTTCTATGGATGTAGAATATATTAAGAACTGGTCTTTGAAGAGAGATATTGAGATTATTTTGAAGACAGTTCAAGTTGTGTTGCATAGTGATGGAGCAAGGTAA
- a CDS encoding Wzz/FepE/Etk N-terminal domain-containing protein: MSQKERVDLIEVDLLDMCKYILSKWVFILIGMVVFAGAGFGYAKVKSVTEYSSKMQVYVTVPKTSDKVLIRDNAGDLAYDYQKLIKTDLIVNEIAKKTKIAKDDVKDAISAEVVDGTRLLEIKVKSDDKDDVKKISKEVLPVFQKVVQKDLGRNKLVIADQPSKIKAEQTVSTKKFLAVGAVGGFVVVAGVFFVLYLVDLTKKAKRN, from the coding sequence ATGAGCCAGAAGGAAAGAGTCGATTTGATCGAGGTAGATTTATTGGATATGTGTAAATATATTCTGTCAAAGTGGGTGTTTATTTTGATAGGAATGGTAGTATTCGCTGGAGCTGGATTTGGGTATGCGAAGGTGAAGAGTGTGACAGAGTATAGCTCTAAGATGCAGGTATATGTTACTGTGCCTAAGACATCGGATAAGGTGCTGATCAGGGACAATGCTGGGGATTTGGCGTATGATTATCAGAAATTAATTAAAACTGATCTGATTGTGAATGAAATTGCGAAGAAAACGAAAATTGCAAAAGATGATGTGAAAGATGCAATTTCAGCAGAAGTTGTGGATGGAACAAGATTACTTGAGATTAAGGTAAAATCAGATGATAAAGATGATGTGAAGAAGATTTCAAAAGAAGTTTTGCCAGTATTTCAGAAAGTAGTGCAGAAAGATTTAGGAAGAAATAAACTAGTGATCGCAGATCAGCCATCTAAGATAAAGGCAGAACAGACAGTTAGCACAAAGAAATTTTTAGCTGTAGGTGCAGTCGGTGGATTTGTAGTTGTAGCAGGAGTATTTTTTGTGCTCTATCTTGTAGATTTAACAAAGAAAGCGAAAAGAAATTAG
- the cdaA gene encoding diadenylate cyclase CdaA encodes MSKFFDGLEKYIYWTSIPKIGLNDIVDILIVSVMIYLIVKWIKTTRAWVLLKGIIILLCIAFAAYLLQLHTVSWILSNTMSVGITAILIVFQPELRSALEQLGRKNWVTDIFSTDSRQEELEYTARTLQEISRAAIEMGKVKTGALIVLQREVALGEYERTGIPIDAKVSSQLLINIFEHNTPLHDGAVIIHNNRIVSATCYLPLSDSVEIGKEMGTRHRAAVGISEVSDSITVIVSEETGGISIARDGKIIRHLDPQRLRDELAVLREEKGQNKKFKLWKGRNRNEKKNGK; translated from the coding sequence TTGAGTAAATTTTTTGATGGACTTGAAAAATATATATATTGGACATCGATTCCGAAGATCGGTCTGAATGACATTGTAGATATTCTGATCGTCAGTGTTATGATCTATCTGATCGTCAAATGGATCAAAACAACAAGAGCCTGGGTATTATTAAAAGGGATCATTATCTTGCTTTGTATTGCATTTGCGGCATATTTACTGCAATTACATACAGTTTCATGGATTCTTTCCAATACAATGAGTGTGGGAATCACAGCGATTTTGATCGTCTTCCAGCCAGAACTCCGAAGCGCATTGGAACAGCTTGGAAGAAAGAACTGGGTGACTGATATTTTCTCTACAGATAGCCGTCAGGAAGAACTGGAATATACAGCAAGAACTCTGCAAGAGATATCAAGAGCAGCGATTGAGATGGGAAAGGTAAAGACAGGAGCACTGATCGTACTGCAAAGAGAAGTAGCACTTGGAGAGTATGAGCGTACAGGAATTCCAATTGATGCGAAGGTCAGCAGCCAGCTTCTGATCAATATCTTTGAACACAATACACCACTCCATGATGGCGCGGTGATCATTCACAACAACAGGATCGTGTCAGCAACTTGCTATCTTCCATTAAGCGATAGTGTAGAGATTGGAAAGGAAATGGGTACCAGACACAGAGCAGCAGTAGGGATCAGTGAAGTTTCAGACAGTATCACTGTGATCGTATCCGAAGAAACTGGTGGCATTTCTATCGCAAGGGATGGAAAGATCATCAGACATCTGGATCCACAGAGATTGAGAGATGAACTGGCTGTCCTGAGAGAAGAAAAAGGACAGAATAAGAAATTCAAACTATGGAAGGGGCGGAATCGAAATGAAAAAAAGAATGGAAAGTGA
- a CDS encoding GtrA family protein gives MLNLIKKLYNDSRIRYLFFGGLTTLVNLGMFALLKGPCGIDYKISNFFSVAIAICFAFVVNKLYVFQSKSESFADTIHEFIKFVLGRLVTMAVEVGGVPFCVEILHQPQMIAKLETQVIVTIVNYFISKFLVFKSQKK, from the coding sequence ATGTTAAATTTGATAAAGAAATTATATAATGATTCGCGAATTCGTTATTTGTTTTTTGGTGGATTGACAACCCTCGTTAATCTTGGAATGTTTGCTTTATTAAAAGGACCATGTGGAATTGATTATAAGATCAGCAACTTTTTCTCTGTTGCGATCGCGATCTGTTTTGCATTTGTTGTAAATAAGCTATATGTATTTCAGTCTAAATCTGAATCCTTCGCAGATACAATTCATGAATTCATCAAGTTTGTTCTCGGTCGTCTTGTAACCATGGCTGTCGAAGTGGGCGGAGTCCCTTTCTGTGTTGAGATCCTTCATCAGCCACAGATGATCGCCAAGTTAGAAACACAAGTTATTGTTACGATCGTCAATTATTTTATCAGTAAATTTCTTGTTTTCAAATCTCAAAAAAAATGA